One genomic window of Halolamina sediminis includes the following:
- a CDS encoding cytochrome P450, protein MTETVPDGERDRQTESPDDGGLTTGKPPGPDGLPVLGNVHSLADDALAFYERQSAEYGGVARYDVFGTESYVVSDPAAIERILVDDHDRYVKGQMPQEQLGRLLGEGLFLSEGEQWREQRTAVRSAFFRERIEAYGDSMVEHARATADSWNDGDVVDAHTAATGYAFSVLAESLLGDDIDDERETVRAAAESITERFDTSRLGSFLPEWVPTPTRRRYHRRLDALRATIRDLVAERRAGDLPSNPGEADDLLGTLVAAAEMGAIDDEELVDNAVTFLFAGHETSALGLTYTLYCLAGRPEMQERIYEEVAAFDDDPTAAQIRDCPALTAAVDEALRRYPPVHSFFREPTEPVELGGYRVPEGVVLTLSPWTVHRDEQWWDEPESYRPERWLREVDGETVHGDDTAGPAVGERPEYAYFPFGGGPRHCIGMRFARQELRLATATLLRRFAFERETESLSVQASANTRPAEPVRLRVRAR, encoded by the coding sequence ATGACCGAGACGGTTCCCGACGGCGAGCGCGACCGGCAGACGGAGAGCCCGGACGACGGCGGTCTGACGACCGGGAAACCGCCGGGGCCGGATGGCCTCCCCGTGTTGGGGAACGTCCACTCGCTGGCCGACGACGCGCTGGCGTTCTACGAGCGCCAGTCGGCCGAGTACGGCGGCGTCGCTCGGTACGACGTGTTCGGCACCGAGTCCTACGTCGTCAGCGACCCGGCGGCGATCGAGCGAATCCTCGTCGACGATCACGACCGCTACGTCAAGGGGCAGATGCCCCAGGAGCAGCTCGGCCGCCTCTTGGGCGAGGGACTGTTCCTCTCGGAGGGCGAGCAGTGGCGCGAGCAGCGAACCGCGGTCCGGTCGGCGTTCTTCCGTGAGCGGATCGAGGCGTACGGCGATTCGATGGTCGAGCACGCACGGGCGACCGCGGACTCGTGGAACGACGGCGACGTAGTCGACGCCCACACGGCGGCGACCGGCTACGCGTTCTCGGTGCTCGCAGAGAGCCTCCTCGGCGACGACATCGACGACGAGCGCGAAACAGTCCGTGCGGCCGCCGAGAGCATCACCGAACGGTTCGACACCTCGCGGCTGGGGTCGTTCCTGCCCGAGTGGGTGCCGACGCCGACGCGGCGACGCTACCACCGGCGCCTCGACGCGCTCCGGGCAACGATCCGCGACCTCGTCGCCGAGCGACGTGCTGGGGATCTGCCGTCGAACCCGGGCGAGGCCGACGACCTGCTCGGGACGCTCGTCGCGGCCGCGGAGATGGGCGCCATCGACGACGAGGAGCTGGTGGACAACGCCGTCACGTTCCTGTTCGCCGGCCACGAGACGAGCGCGTTGGGGCTGACGTACACGCTCTACTGTCTCGCCGGCCGGCCCGAGATGCAGGAACGAATCTACGAGGAGGTAGCCGCGTTCGACGACGACCCGACGGCGGCCCAGATCCGTGACTGCCCCGCGCTGACCGCGGCTGTCGACGAGGCACTGCGGCGCTACCCGCCGGTCCACTCGTTCTTCCGCGAACCGACCGAGCCGGTCGAACTGGGCGGCTACCGGGTTCCCGAAGGCGTCGTACTCACCCTCTCGCCGTGGACTGTCCACCGCGACGAGCAGTGGTGGGACGAACCCGAGAGCTACCGCCCCGAGCGCTGGCTCCGCGAGGTCGACGGCGAAACCGTCCACGGCGACGACACCGCCGGCCCCGCGGTCGGCGAGCGTCCCGAGTACGCGTACTTCCCGTTCGGCGGCGGCCCGCGTCACTGTATCGGGATGCGGTTCGCTCGGCAGGAGCTCCGGCTCGCGACCGCGACGCTGCTCCGGCGGTTCGCGTTCGAACGGGAGACGGAGTCGCTGTCGGTGCAGGCGAGTGCCAACACCCGGCCTGCGGAGCCCGTCCGCCTCCGCGTCCGGGCGAGATGA
- a CDS encoding helix-turn-helix domain-containing protein, with amino-acid sequence MRYVHVQFRFPPEFRHPMHAYLDEGEGWRSELLTWRRLPDRTLVTLFRVTAPREPYLDRLRAIDPIDRFETAPGDDGFYLKAHERLGGPLESFLAAFTDTDFLSVPPVVYRSGGRLSFGVVGPPGQLRGALESVPDPIDADIDRLGPYAGGRRLAGVDLTDRQREALRAARRVGYYDVPRTGAVADVAAELDCSSSTAGAHLRKAEAALVDAFLAE; translated from the coding sequence GTGCGGTACGTCCACGTCCAGTTCCGGTTCCCGCCGGAGTTTCGACACCCGATGCACGCCTACCTCGACGAGGGTGAGGGCTGGCGCTCGGAGCTCCTGACCTGGCGACGGCTGCCCGACAGGACGTTAGTGACGCTGTTTCGCGTGACCGCCCCGCGGGAGCCGTACCTCGATCGGCTGCGGGCGATCGACCCGATCGATCGGTTCGAGACGGCGCCCGGCGACGACGGGTTCTACCTCAAGGCCCACGAGCGACTCGGCGGGCCGCTGGAGTCGTTCCTCGCCGCGTTCACTGACACGGATTTCCTCTCGGTGCCGCCGGTCGTCTATCGGTCGGGCGGGCGGCTCTCCTTCGGCGTCGTCGGGCCGCCGGGCCAGCTTCGCGGGGCGCTCGAGTCGGTTCCGGACCCGATCGACGCCGATATCGATCGCCTCGGGCCCTACGCCGGCGGGCGCCGACTCGCTGGCGTCGACCTGACCGACCGCCAGCGAGAGGCCCTGCGGGCCGCTCGGCGGGTCGGGTACTACGACGTGCCGCGAACGGGTGCGGTCGCGGACGTGGCCGCCGAACTCGACTGTTCGTCGTCGACCGCGGGCGCCCACCTACGGAAGGCGGAAGCGGCGTTGGTGGACGCGTTTCTGGCGGAGTGA
- a CDS encoding cytochrome b: MPENTPDERTDDEPRTDGAGTNVVPPDDDTPTWSERKRRRVGLPRLTYEYFERARREDQDLREESTYVERDVLAFPTWPHELIRNLALTSFFVGMLLLLAATLPPHIGNPANRSVTPAIILPDWYLYWSFGLLKLGPLNPELTVLGGEKVVSDKTYGVLANVVIVGAISMVPFLNKGSARRPVEQPFWAAIGVGGTVFAFTIAVYSAKNLVPMSPPLLFDLTFILPPVAAAVSYAVLKTMREGYMYDLNRRYYRLRPPK; encoded by the coding sequence ATGCCAGAGAACACACCGGACGAACGGACCGACGACGAGCCACGAACCGACGGCGCGGGGACGAACGTCGTCCCGCCGGACGACGACACGCCGACCTGGAGCGAGCGCAAGCGTCGACGGGTCGGCCTCCCCCGCCTCACGTACGAGTACTTCGAGCGAGCCCGCCGCGAGGATCAGGACCTGCGTGAGGAGTCCACTTACGTGGAGCGCGACGTACTCGCGTTCCCGACGTGGCCCCACGAGCTGATCCGGAACCTCGCGCTGACGAGCTTCTTCGTGGGCATGCTGCTGCTGCTGGCGGCGACGCTCCCACCCCACATCGGCAACCCCGCGAACCGGAGTGTGACGCCGGCGATCATCCTGCCGGACTGGTACCTCTACTGGTCGTTCGGCCTCCTGAAGCTCGGGCCGCTGAACCCCGAGCTCACCGTCCTCGGGGGCGAAAAAGTCGTGAGCGACAAGACCTACGGCGTGCTCGCGAACGTGGTGATCGTCGGCGCGATCTCGATGGTGCCGTTCCTCAACAAGGGCAGCGCCCGCCGGCCGGTCGAGCAGCCGTTCTGGGCGGCGATTGGCGTCGGGGGCACCGTGTTCGCGTTCACGATAGCGGTGTACTCCGCGAAAAACCTCGTGCCGATGTCGCCGCCGCTGCTGTTCGATCTCACCTTCATCCTTCCCCCAGTCGCGGCGGCGGTCAGCTACGCGGTGCTGAAGACGATGCGCGAGGGGTACATGTACGACCTCAATCGCCGCTACTACCGGCTTCGGCCGCCGAAGTGA
- a CDS encoding winged helix-turn-helix domain-containing protein, which translates to MALERRPSDEAENVFGLLANEVRIEILRALWAAAPDPLAFSELRDRVGVEDSGTFNYHLNQLQPAFVTKDGGYRLSYAGRQAVGSMVSGQFDAADAGDLGPVPAGDCMHCGETTEATYDDGFFVVDCPACEQLVVKMSTPPVLVASTEPERLPSVVSKHVLTRTERLSRGFCTLCGGRVDASLTIDSDEESVTYRSELDVRFECRECGSEPRLNVAAVLLEDPAVVSFLHDSGIDLQETYVWELQSLLDPEAAVVGREPLELRLTFEIDGAALTVVVDESASVVEYERV; encoded by the coding sequence ATGGCGCTCGAACGCCGGCCCTCGGACGAGGCGGAGAACGTGTTCGGCCTCCTCGCGAACGAGGTCCGGATCGAGATCCTCCGGGCGCTCTGGGCGGCCGCACCCGACCCCCTCGCGTTCTCCGAGCTTCGGGACCGTGTCGGCGTCGAGGACTCCGGGACGTTCAACTACCACCTGAACCAGTTGCAGCCGGCGTTCGTGACCAAAGACGGCGGCTACCGGCTGAGCTACGCCGGTCGGCAGGCGGTCGGGAGCATGGTCTCCGGGCAGTTCGACGCGGCGGACGCCGGCGATCTCGGTCCCGTCCCGGCCGGTGACTGCATGCACTGCGGCGAGACCACCGAGGCGACGTACGACGACGGGTTCTTCGTCGTCGACTGTCCGGCGTGTGAACAGCTGGTCGTCAAGATGTCGACGCCGCCGGTCCTCGTCGCGTCGACGGAGCCCGAGCGGCTCCCGTCGGTGGTGAGCAAGCACGTCCTGACGCGGACCGAACGCCTGAGCCGGGGGTTCTGTACGCTCTGTGGCGGCCGAGTGGACGCCTCACTCACCATCGATTCCGACGAGGAGTCAGTGACCTATCGGTCGGAGCTCGACGTTCGGTTCGAGTGTCGCGAGTGCGGTTCCGAACCGCGGCTGAACGTCGCGGCGGTGCTGTTGGAGGACCCCGCAGTCGTCTCGTTCCTCCACGATTCGGGCATCGATCTTCAAGAGACGTACGTGTGGGAGCTCCAGTCGCTACTGGACCCCGAGGCGGCCGTCGTCGGCCGCGAGCCGCTCGAACTCCGGCTGACGTTCGAGATCGACGGTGCGGCGCTCACGGTCGTCGTCGACGAGTCGGCAAGCGTCGTCGAGTACGAACGTGTCTGA
- a CDS encoding aminopeptidase: MDDRIQRHAEILVDHCTDVSAGENVAVSGPPVAEELLVAVAEKLGEVGANASTRLVSQRASRAYRRAIDPDDVELSEHVLAMTEETDVMINVGGATNTHETGDIDPETNAAFAAANKPVQEARMDTRWVTTAFPAPGNAQDAEMSTPAYEEFVWSAIDKDWEAQRAFQAQMVEILDDASEVRIVSGDTTDVTMRVDGMLPQNDYGEKNMPGGEVYTAPVKDSVEGEVLFDKPLMAQGREVEGVRLTFEDGEVVDHAAEKNEDVLTEMLDTDEGARYLGELGIGMNRDIDQFTYNMLFDEKMGDTVHMAIGRAYEWTVPDDRERNDSAVHMDMIVDMSEDSRIEVDGEVVQEDGTFVFED; this comes from the coding sequence ATGGACGACCGTATCCAGCGACACGCGGAGATCCTCGTCGACCACTGCACCGACGTTTCTGCCGGCGAGAACGTCGCCGTCAGCGGGCCGCCGGTGGCCGAGGAGCTGCTGGTCGCCGTCGCCGAGAAGCTGGGCGAGGTCGGCGCGAACGCGTCGACCCGGCTGGTCAGCCAGCGCGCGAGCAGGGCGTACCGGCGGGCGATCGACCCCGACGACGTCGAGCTCTCGGAGCACGTGCTCGCGATGACCGAGGAGACCGACGTGATGATCAACGTCGGCGGCGCGACCAACACCCACGAGACCGGCGACATCGATCCGGAGACGAACGCGGCGTTCGCCGCGGCCAACAAGCCCGTTCAGGAGGCGCGGATGGACACCCGGTGGGTCACGACCGCGTTCCCCGCGCCGGGCAACGCACAGGACGCGGAGATGTCGACGCCGGCCTACGAGGAGTTCGTCTGGTCGGCCATCGACAAAGACTGGGAGGCCCAACGTGCGTTCCAGGCCCAGATGGTGGAGATCCTCGACGACGCGAGCGAGGTCCGGATCGTCTCCGGCGACACGACCGACGTGACGATGCGCGTCGACGGGATGCTCCCTCAGAACGACTACGGCGAGAAGAACATGCCCGGCGGCGAGGTGTACACCGCCCCAGTCAAGGACAGCGTCGAAGGGGAGGTCCTGTTCGACAAGCCGCTGATGGCACAGGGTCGCGAGGTCGAGGGCGTCCGACTCACCTTCGAGGACGGGGAGGTCGTCGACCACGCCGCCGAGAAGAACGAGGACGTGCTGACGGAGATGCTTGACACCGACGAGGGCGCGCGCTACCTCGGCGAGCTCGGGATCGGGATGAACCGCGACATCGACCAGTTCACCTACAACATGCTGTTCGACGAGAAGATGGGCGACACCGTCCACATGGCGATCGGCCGCGCCTACGAGTGGACCGTCCCCGACGACCGCGAACGCAACGACAGCGCGGTCCACATGGACATGATCGTCGACATGAGCGAGGACTCCCGCATCGAGGTCGACGGCGAGGTCGTGCAAGAAGACGGCACGTTCGTCTTCGAGGACTGA
- a CDS encoding DUF7333 family protein, whose protein sequence is MEFDFTRSVAPLVVIVAVATVALTSMMTPSTVFMMVLPSMIVFSIVAFFLGLKHGEFRA, encoded by the coding sequence ATGGAGTTCGACTTCACGCGTTCGGTGGCGCCGCTCGTCGTGATCGTCGCGGTCGCGACGGTCGCGCTCACGTCGATGATGACCCCTTCGACGGTGTTCATGATGGTCCTGCCGTCGATGATCGTCTTCTCGATCGTCGCGTTCTTCCTCGGCCTGAAACACGGGGAGTTCCGGGCCTAA